In Corylus avellana chromosome ca2, CavTom2PMs-1.0, the following proteins share a genomic window:
- the LOC132169662 gene encoding uncharacterized protein LOC132169662: MEDPLEACFAQFGKDLDLDKLLKQVYAILEAAPLESRIIYPISDSKWVSPIHVMLKRAGLTVVKNKDNELVPTHVQSRWRVCIDYCKLNAATKKDHFPLRFIDQMVEGLVGHEYYCFLDGYSRYN; this comes from the exons ATGGAGGATCCcttggaggcatgctttgctcagttTGGAAAGGACTTGGATTTGGATAAGTTGCTTAAGCAAGTATATGCTATTTTAGAGGCTGCTCCTCTGGAGAGCA ggatcATCTATCCAATCTCTGATAGCAAGTGGGTGAGCCCGATTCATGTCATGCTAAAGCGAGCTGGATTAACAGTAGTGAAGAACAAGGATaacgagttggtcccaactcatGTTCAATCAAGATGGAGAGTTTGCATAGACTACTGCAAGCTAAATGCTGCCACAAAgaaggatcattttccactTCGATTtattgatcagatggtggagGGCTTGGTTGGGCATGAGTAttattgtttcttggatggttattctaGATATAACTAA
- the LOC132169664 gene encoding probable rhamnogalacturonate lyase B translates to MENWRRISSLVGLSLVVCFFFLVVKIPGHYSIKILPFDLCPTLKILSDVKDQEFSDVKLLTRHRQVVVDNGIVRVTLSRPDGDVLQIEYNGITNLLEDHNKRENRGYWDVAWNQPDQGPKGSIERIAGTKFRIITENKDQVELSFTQTWNVLSHEKGRVPLNVDKRYIFRRGTSGYYAYSIFERLKGWPKVDLGYIRAAYKLKKDKFQYMALSDDKLRIMPTQKDREMSHTLAYPEAVLLTNATNPTLRGEVDDKYQYSSDVKDTKVHGWISLEPPVGFWIITPSEEFRSGGPTKQELTSHVGPTALCVFMSAHYSGMDLEIKFQDGEPWKKVFGPIFIYMNSVSHQNDYQKLWVDAKEKMLLEVDSWPYNFTESRDFPSVDQRGTVAGQLLVSDQYINKSLILGRSAYVGLAAPGEVGSWQRESKGYQFWTQADDEGHFVIKNVRPGDYNLYAWVPGVIGDYKNDTKIAIKPGLQVNLGALVYEPPRHGPTLWEIGIPDRTAAEFYVPDPYPTLTNRLYNHSEKFRQYGLWDRYTDLYHDQDLVYTINVSDYRKDWFFAHVNRNINNGTCESATWQIRFELVNVNKNRNYTFQLALASAHYAVVQVRFNDARARPAHFSTGYIGMDNAIARHGIHGLYWLYSIDVKGNLLQEGNNTIYLRQAKSENYFQGVMYDYLRLEGPSEA, encoded by the exons atggagAACTGGAGACGGATTTCTTCCCTTGTTGGATTGAGTTTGgtggtttgcttcttcttcttggttgTAAAGATCCCAGGCCATTATTCCATCAAGATTCTTCCCTTCGATTTATGCCCAACCTT AAAAATTCTATCGGACGTCAAAGACCAAGAATTTAGTGATGTTAAGCTGCTTACCCGCCACCGTCAG GTAGTGGTGGATAATGGCATTGTGCGTGTCACATTGTCGAGACCGGACGGTGATGTGTTGCAAATAGAGTATAATGGTATCACTAATTTACTTGAGGAtcataataaaagagaaaatagggG TTATTGGGATGTAGCTTGGAATCAGCCAGATCAAGGTCCTAAGGGTTCAATTGAGAG AATAGCAGGAACAAAATTTAGGATTATAACCGAGAACAAGGACCAAGTAGAACTTTCATTTACTCAGACATGGAATGTTTTGTCCCATGAAAAAGGACGTGTTCCCTTAAATGTAGACAAAAG GTACATATTTCGCCGCGGCACTTCGGGATATTATGCATACTCAATATTTGAGCGCCTTAAAGGATGGCCGAAGGTAGATTTGGGTTATATTAGGGCTGCTTACAAGCTCAAAAAGGACAA GTTTCAATACATGGCACTATCAGACGATAAGCTAAGGATCATGCCAACGCAGAAGGACCGAGAAATGAGTCACACCCTAGCCTACCCAGAGGCAGTTCTTTTGACGAATGCAACCAATCCTACACTTAGAGGAGAGGTGGATGACAAGTATCAGTACTCGTCGGATGTGAAAGACACCAAAGTTCATGGGTGGATATCCCTTGAACCACCTGTTGGGTTCTGGATCATAACACCCAGTGAAGAGTTTCGTTCAGGTGGGCCCACCAAGCAAGAACTCACCTCTCATGTCGGCCCCACTGCCCTCTGT GTGTTTATGAGCGCACACTATTCGGGAATGGACCTTGAGATAAAATTCCAGGATGGAGAGCCGTGGAAAAAGGTCTTTGGACCTATATTCATTTATATGAACTCAGTTTCTCATCAAAATGATTACCAAAAGCTTTGGGTAGACGCTAAGGAGAag atGTTGCTTGAGGTTGATAGCTGGCCATATAATTTCACTGAGTCAAGAGATTTCCCTTCTGTTGATCAACGTGGAACTGTTGCGGGTCAACTGCTAGTTAGTGACCA GTATATCAATAAGAGCTTAATTTTGGGGCGATCTGCTTATGTTGGTTTGGCAGCTCCTGGAGAGGTAGGGTCATGGCAAAGAGAAAGCAAG gGGTATCAATTCTGGACCCAAGCTGACGATGAAGGACATTTCGTGATTAAAAATGTCCGACCCGGGGACTATAATTTGTATGCATGGGTCCCTGGTGTTATTGGGGATTACAAAAATGACACCAAGATTGCTATTAAACCAG GTTTGCAAGTCAACTTGGGAGCCCTTGTGTATGAGCCTCCAAGACATGGTCCAACCCTATGGGAAATTGGCATCCCTGATCGCACCGCTGCAGAGTTCTATGTACCAGACCCATATCCAACGCTCACTAACCGACTGTACAACCACTCTGAGAA GTTCAGACAGTATGGTTTGTGGGATCGATATACAGATTTATATCATGACCAAGATCTCGTCTACACCATTAATGTTAGCGATTATCGTAAAGATTGGTTCTTTGCTCATGTTAacag GAATATAAATAATGGGACATGTGAATCAGCAACGTGGCAGATCAGATTTGAACTTGTTAATGTGAACAAGAACAGAAATTATACATTCCAATTGGCCTTGGCATCAGCCCATTATGCGGTAGTACAG GTTCGATTCAACGACGCACGCGCCAGACCGGCTCACTTTTCAACAGGATATATAGGAATGGACAATGCCATCGCAAGGCATGGAATCCATGGGTTGTATTGGCTCTACAGCATTGATGTAAAAGGCAATCTACTCCAAGAAGGAAACAACACAATCTATCTTAGACAGGCAAAAAGTGAAAACTATTTTCAAGGAGTCATGTACGACTACCTTCGTCTAGAAGGGCCTTCAGAAGCCTGA
- the LOC132171886 gene encoding protein EXORDIUM-like 7 — protein sequence MSSTTSAIKTKKMQKQHTHLLFILCFCFSAVAALSWSQDKQFNQAKNYEGSSDLVDLQYHMGPVLASPINLYIIWYGNWNPTHQSIIRDFLYSFSSSSSSSSSYPSVADWWRTVRLYTDQTESNITGNIVLSGEHYDTKYSHGAYLSRLAIQSVIKSAVTSYPRALPLNPHNGLYLVLTSSDVRVQDFCRAVCGFHYFTFPTIVGVTVPYAWVGYSGKQCPGICAYPFAWPENSGRPSPGTNEGNKIMAAPNGDVGADGMISVIAHELAEVTSNPLVNAWYAGDDPTAPTEIADLCVGVYGSGGGGGYVGKVYRDSWGSGYNVNGVKGRRFLVQWVWNPVKRRCFGPNAVD from the coding sequence ATGTCCTCAACAACATCagcaataaaaacaaaaaaaatgcagaagCAACACACCCATTTGCTCTTCattctttgcttttgtttttctgcAGTGGCAGCTCTTTCATGGAGCCAAGACAAGCAGTTCAATCAGGCTAAGAACTATGAGGGCTCCTCCGATCTAGTGGACCTTCAGTACCACATGGGTCCTGTCCTTGCATCTCCTATAAACCTTTATATAATCTGGTATGGAAATTGGAACCCAACTCACCAATCCATTATAAGAGATTTCCTCtactccttttcttcttcctcctcctcctcctcttcctatCCGTCTGTCGCCGATTGGTGGCGGACGGTCCGGCTCTACACCGACCAAACGGAATCGAATATCACAGGGAACATCGTCCTCTCCGGCGAGCACTACGACACTAAATACTCCCACGGTGCGTATCTCAGCCGTTTAGCAATCCAATCCGTCATCAAAAGTGCAGTCACTTCATATCCAAGGGCTCTACCTCTCAACCCTCACAATGGCCTCTACTTAGTCCTGACCTCTTCGGATGTTCGAGTTCAAGACTTTTGCCGGGCGGTCTGCGGCTTCCACTACTTCACCTTCCCGACCATCGTTGGTGTCACCGTGCCGTACGCGTGGGTTGGTTACAGCGGAAAGCAATGTCCGGGCATCTGTGCCTACCCTTTTGCGTGGCCTGAGAATTCAGGAAGGCCGTCACCAGGCACAAATGAAGGCAACAAGATTATGGCTGCACCTAATGGGGATGTGGGTGCTGATGGGATGATCAGTGTGATTGCTCATGAGCTCGCGGAGGTGACGAGTAATCCGCTGGTGAATGCGTGGTATGCCGGCGATGATCCGACCGCACCGACCGAAATAGCAGACTTGTGTGTGGGTGTTTATGGCAGTGGAGGGGGTGGTGGATATGTGGGGAAAGTGTACAGGGACTCTTGGGGATCTGGGTATAATGTGAATGGAGTGAAGGGAAGAAGGTTTCTGGTGCAATGGGTATGGAATCCTGTGAAAAGGAGATGCTTTGGCCCCAATGCCGTGGACTAA
- the LOC132170738 gene encoding uncharacterized protein At4g19900: protein MLRNLRTRRRPRYGAQACAVISALLLLLSVSVLYTRLSHAPSHTRHHRYFTNSRNDVESNPLLSDTQDDDVSNSEDKIDELDIVEEDPQQQDESDEEEDAEGDGSDRPRVSGYFFDHVSGAIRRSFNKRSIDEWEDDRSGSESEDRSKAAFGSDDVPVDEMVRRKASEVVSIEDALLVKTTGRGRASPLREGWGSWFDKKSDFLRRDKMFKSNLEALNPLNNPMLQDPDGIGVTTLTRGDRLVQKWWLNEFKKTPFLAKKPLSVSDTIRVSKSGENHIGLNRAKRTTLGNGLNSRTVNKKDGVLNLSDKRDSKRAEHRTFVENVGNGLDSNIIMDSNKNDKLNDELGLEGGEVGDKTEFSGHIYGDGKRWGYYPGLHPHLSFSDFMDAFFRKGKCDMRVFMVWNSPPWMYSVRHQRGLESLLSQHPDACVVMFSETIELDFFKHSFVNDGYKVAVAMPNLDELLKDTRTHVFASVWFEWRNTKFYPTHYSELVRLAALYKYGGIYLDSDIIVLKPLSLLNNSVGMEDRLTESSLNGAVMAFRKHSPFIMECLNEFYMTYDDTRLRWNGADLLTRVARRFSSQEKTSSKQLELNVQASYIFFPLSSQNIRRYFTTPATEADKAQQDALFRKILNGSLTFHFWNSLTSALIPEPDSLVTRLIDHPCIRCFDVL from the exons ATGCTTCGTAACCTCCGGACACGTCGGCGGCCGCGTTACGGCGCGCAGGCTTGCGCCGTCATCTCAGCgctgctcctcctcctctcagTCTCTGTCCTGTACACGCGCCTCTCCCACGCCCCATCTCACACTCGCCACCACCGCTACTTCACCAACTCACGAAACGACGTGGAATCCAACCCCCTCCTCTCCGACACCCAAGACGACGACGTTTCCAACTCCGAAGACAAAATCGACGAGCTCGACATCGTCGAAGAAGATCCACAGCAACAAGACGAATCtgacgaagaagaagatgcaGAAGGCGACGGATCGGATCGGCCTCGGGTTTCGGGCTACTTCTTCGACCATGTCAGTGGAGCCATCAGGAGGTCGTTTAACAAGCGCTCGATCGACGAGTGGGAAGACGATCGCTCAGGGTCTGAGTCTGAGGATCGGAGTAAGGCAGCGTTCGGGTCCGACGACGTGCCGGTGGACGAGATGGTGCGGAGGAAGGCGAGCGAGGTGGTCTCGATCGAGGACGCGTTGCTAGTGAAAACGACGGGTCGTGGGAGAGCCTCGCCATTGAGGGAAGGCTGGGGGAGTTGGTTCGATAAGAAGAGCGATTTCTTGAGGAGGGACAAGATGTTCAAGTCCAATTTGGAGGCTCTGAACCCTCTCAACAATCCAATGCTTCAAGACCCCGATGGCATTGGTGTCACCACGCTCACGAGGGGCGATCGCCTGGTCCAGAAATGGTGGTTAAACGAGTTCAAGAaaaccccatttttggccaagaaGCCGTTGAGCGTTTCGGACACGATTAGGGTTTCGAAATCCGGAGAAAACCACATTGGATTGAATAGAGCAAAGCGTACAACTTTAGGTAATGGATTGAATAGTAGGACTGTAAATAAAAAGGATGGGGTATTGAATTTGTCTGATAAGAGAGACAGTAAGAGAGCAGAGCATAGGACTTTTGTTGAAAATGTAGGTAATGGATTGGATAGCAATATAATTATGGATTCCAATAAGAATGATAAGTTGAATGATGAGTTGGGTTTAGAGGGTGGTGAGGTTGGGGATAAGACTGAGTTTTCGGGTCATATATATGGGGATGGAAAGAGATGGGGGTACTACCCCGGTCTGCATCCGCATTTGTCGTTTTCGGATTTCATGGATGCGTTTTTCAGGAAGGGGAAGTGTGATATGAGAGTTTTTATGGTGTGGAATTCGCCGCCTTGGATGTATAGTGTGAGGCACCAGCGGGGGCTTGAGAGTTTGCTCTCTCAGCATCCAGATGCCTGTGTTGTGATGTTCTCAGAGACGATTGAGCTTGATTTTTTTAAGCATAGCTTTGTGAATGATGG gtACAAAGTTGCTGTGGCCATGCCAAATCTTGATGAATTGCTGAAGGATACGCGGACACATGTATTTGCTTCTGTCTGGTTTGAATGGAGAAACACAAAGTTTTATCCTACTCACTATAGTGAGCTTGTCCGTCTTGCCGCTCTCTACAA ATATGGTGGAATATATCTTGATTCCGATATCATAGTTTTGAAACCATTGTCTTTGCTTAATAACTCTGTTGGTATGGAGGATCGTCTCACTGAAAGTTCTTTGAATGGTGCTGTGATGGCATTTAGAAAGCACAG TCCCTTCATAATGGAATGCTTGAACGAGTTCTATATGACATATGATGATACCCGTTTGAGATGGAATGGGGCTGATCTTTTGACAAGAGTTGCAAGAAGGTTTTCAAGTCAAGAGAAGACATCCAGTAAACAACTTGAGTTGAATGTGCAAGCATCTTACATTTTCTTCCCTCTCAGTTCTCAGAATATCAGGAG ATACTTTACTACACCCGCAACCGAGGCTGATAAAGCTCAACAAGATGCTTTGTTCAGAAAGATTCTGAATGGCTCGTTGACTTTTCATTTTTGGAACAGCTTGACATCTGCTCTCATCCCAGAGCCAGACAGCCTTGTAACTAGGCTTATTGATCATCCCTGTATCCGATGTTTCGACGTGTTGTGA